In a genomic window of Desulfobacterales bacterium:
- a CDS encoding PstS family phosphate ABC transporter substrate-binding protein, with amino-acid sequence MRKFVTLTAIVFLMAAILGPVQAGSGRDYVSIVGSSTVYPFATVVAEQFGKSTSFKTPKIESTGSGGGLKLFCAGVGVEHPDITNSSRRIKQSEFDRCAQNGVKEIIEVKIGYDGIVMANSKKAAPMKLSRKDIFLALAKDVPDPADGEKLIPNPYKTWKDVNPALPDKAIEVLGPPPTSGTRDAFVELAMEGGAKTFDWIKAMKKKDKKAYKAICHTVREDGAYVEAGENDNLIVQKLEANPNALGIFGFSFLDQNMDKIQGSYVDGVQPEFEAIADGQYPVSRPLFFYVKKSHVGVIPGIKEYLAEFTSDKAWGAEGYLSDKGLIPMPNAERAKYSGNAQSLTALTSLK; translated from the coding sequence ATGAGAAAGTTCGTTACGCTAACGGCCATCGTTTTTTTGATGGCAGCAATTCTGGGGCCGGTTCAGGCCGGTTCCGGAAGGGATTACGTCAGCATCGTAGGCTCATCCACCGTTTATCCGTTTGCAACGGTTGTGGCCGAGCAGTTTGGCAAGTCCACCAGTTTTAAAACACCGAAGATCGAATCAACCGGTTCCGGTGGCGGCCTGAAGCTTTTTTGTGCCGGTGTCGGTGTGGAGCATCCGGACATTACCAATTCATCCCGCCGCATAAAACAGTCTGAATTTGACCGCTGTGCGCAAAACGGCGTCAAGGAAATCATTGAGGTGAAAATCGGGTATGACGGCATTGTGATGGCCAATTCGAAAAAAGCGGCCCCGATGAAACTGTCCCGCAAGGATATCTTCTTGGCTCTAGCAAAGGACGTTCCCGATCCGGCCGATGGTGAAAAACTGATTCCTAATCCTTACAAAACCTGGAAGGATGTCAATCCGGCTCTACCGGACAAGGCCATCGAGGTTCTGGGACCGCCACCGACTTCCGGAACACGGGATGCTTTTGTTGAGCTGGCCATGGAAGGCGGCGCCAAAACATTTGACTGGATAAAGGCCATGAAAAAGAAAGACAAAAAAGCCTACAAGGCCATTTGTCACACCGTTCGGGAAGATGGTGCTTATGTTGAAGCCGGTGAGAACGACAACCTGATCGTTCAAAAACTGGAGGCCAATCCGAATGCCCTCGGTATTTTCGGTTTTAGCTTTCTTGATCAAAATATGGATAAAATCCAGGGCTCTTATGTCGACGGCGTTCAACCCGAATTCGAAGCCATTGCTGATGGCCAGTATCCGGTTTCCCGTCCGTTGTTTTTCTATGTTAAAAAATCCCACGTGGGGGTGATACCGGGGATCAAGGAATACCTGGCTGAATTTACCAGTGACAAAGCCTGGGGCGCAGAAGGGTATTTAAGCGATAAGGGCTTGATCCCCATGCCGAACGCAGAACGCGCTAAATACAGCGGAAATGCCCAATCTTTGACGGCATTAACATCATTGAAGTGA